A DNA window from Panthera tigris isolate Pti1 chromosome X, P.tigris_Pti1_mat1.1, whole genome shotgun sequence contains the following coding sequences:
- the PDZD4 gene encoding PDZ domain-containing protein 4 isoform X2: MGCNMCVVQKPEEQYKVMLQEVELYKTSHRDKLGLMVCYRTDDEEDLGIYVGEVNPNSIAAKDGRIREGDRIVQINGVDVQNREEAVAILSQEENTNISLLVARPESQLAKRWKDSDRDDFLDDFGSEHEGELRARKLKPPPAQQLGNDEEKGVPDVGTGLSNSQELDSGVGRTDESTRTEESSEHDLLGDEPASAADTPGALRKSRDLHFSMDSLLAEGAALGGGDLPGLTEEEYERYRELLEIKGHLENGNQLGLLFPRASGGGNSALDVNRNESLGHEMAMLEEELRHLEFKCRNILRAQKMQQLRERCMKAWLLEEEGLYDLGAGEPKKHELSDISELPEKSDKDSTSAYNTGESCRSTPLLAEPLPESPLRRAAAGNSNLNRTPPGPAGPAHPKAAPPQGSPAKFRSLSRDPELGRRPHSEERVRRSPKPGVTLERVGPEGSPYLSRRHRGQGQESEHYHSCVQLAPPRGLEELGHGPLTLAGGPRVGGAAAATEAPRMEWKVKVRSDGTRYVAKRPVRDRLLKARALKIREERSGMTTDDDAVSEMKMGRYWSKEERKQHLIRAREQRKRREFMMQSRLECLREQQNGDSKAELNIIALSHRKTMKKRNKKILDNWITIQEMLAHGTRSADGKRVYNPLLSVTTV; this comes from the exons GAGGTGGAGCTGTATAAGACCAGCCACCGAGACAAGCTAGGCCTGATGGTTTGCTACCGCACGGACGATGAGGAGGACCTGGGCATCTATGTTGGAGAG GTGAATCCCAACAGCATCGCAGCCAAAGACGGCCGGATCCGCGAGGGCGACCGGATCGTCCAG ATAAATGGCGTGGACGTCCAGAACCGGGAAGAGGCGGTGGCCATTCTGAGCCAGGAGGAGAACACCAACATCTCGCTGCTGGTGGCCCGGCCTGAGAGCCAG CTGGCAAAGCGGTGGAAGGACAGTGACCGGGATGACTTTCTGGATGACTTTGGCTCTGAGCATGAGGGGGAGCTGCGCGCACGGAAGCTGAAACCCCCCCCTGCCCAGCAG CTTGGCAACGACGAGGAGAAAGGGGTCCCCGATGTGGGCACGGGCCTGAGCAACAGCCAGGAGCTGGACAGTGGGGTGGGCCGCACCGACGAGAGCACCCGCACCGAGGAGAGCTCCGAGCACGACCTGCTGGGCGACGAGCCCGCCAGCGCCGCCGACACCCCCGGGGCCCTGCGCAAGAGCCGCGACCTGCACTTCAGCATGGACTCCCTGCTGGCCGAGGGGGCGGCGCTGGGCGGGGGCGACCTCCCGGGCCTCACGGAGGAGGAGTACGAGCGCTACCGCGAGCTGCTGGAGATCAAGGGCCACCTGGAGAACGGCAACCAGCTGGGCCTCCTCTTCCCCAGGGCGTCCGGCGGCGGCAACAGCGCCCTGGATGTGAACCGCAACGAGAGCCTGGGCCACGAGATGGCCATGCTCGAGGAGGAGCTGCGACACCTGGAGTTCAAGTGCCGCAACATCCTGCGGGCGCAGAAGATGCAGCAGCTGCGCGAGCGCTGCATGAAGGCCTggctgctggaggaggagggtCTCTACGACCTGGGGGCCGGCGAGCCCAAGAAGCACGAGCTGTCGGACATCTCCGAGCTGCCAGAGAAGTCGGACAAGGACAGCACCAGCGCCTACAACACCGGGGAGAGCTGCCGCAGCACCCCGCTGCTCGCAGAGCCCCTGCCGGAGAGCCCCCTGCGGCGGGCCGCCGCCGGCAACTCCAACTTGAACCGGACCCCTCCcggccccgccggccccgcccaccccaaGGCAGCCCCCCCGCAGGGGAGCCCCGCCAAGTTCCGATCTCTCTCCCGGGATCCCGAGCTGGGCCGGAGACCGCACTCGGAGGAGCGAGTCCGCCGGAGCCCCAAGCCGGGCGTGACCCTGGAGCGCGTGGGCCCCGAAGGCAGCCCTTACCTCTCGCGGCGCCACCGCGGCCAGGGCCAAGAGAGCGAGCACTACCACAGCTGTGTGCAGCTGGCCCCGCCGCGCGGCCTGGAAGAGCTGGGCCACGGGCCCCTCACTCTGGCCGGCGGCCCCCGGGTGGGCGGGGCAGCGGCGGCCACCGAAGCCCCCCGCATGGAGTGGAAGGTCAAGGTGCGCAGCGATGGGACCCGCTATGTGGCCAAGCGGCCGGTGCGCGATCGCCTCCTCAAAGCCCGGGCCCTGAAGATCCGGGAGGAGCGCAGCGGCATGACCACCGACGACGATGCGGTGAGCGAGATGAAGATGGGCCGCTACTGGAGCAAGGAGGAGCGGAAGCAGCACCTGATCCGGGCCCGGGAGCAGCGGAAGCGGCGCGAGTTCATGATGCAGAGCCGGCTGGAGTGCCTGCGGGAGCAGCAGAACGGCGACAGCAAGGCCGAGCTCAACATCATTGCCTTGAGCCACCGCAAAACCATGAAGAAGCGGAACAAGAAGATCCTGGACAACTGGATCACCATCCAGGAGATGCTGGCCCATGGCACTCGCTCCGCCGACGGCAAGCGGGTCTACAACCCTCTGCTCTCCGTCACCACTGTCTGA
- the PDZD4 gene encoding PDZ domain-containing protein 4 isoform X1 — MGCNMCVVQKPEEQYKVMLQVNGKELSKLSQEQTLEALRSSKEPLVIQVLRRSPRLRGDSSCHDLQLVDSGTQTDITFEHIMALGKLRPPTPPMVILEPYVLSELPPISHEYYDPAEFMEGGPQEADRMDELEYEEVELYKTSHRDKLGLMVCYRTDDEEDLGIYVGEVNPNSIAAKDGRIREGDRIVQINGVDVQNREEAVAILSQEENTNISLLVARPESQLAKRWKDSDRDDFLDDFGSEHEGELRARKLKPPPAQQLGNDEEKGVPDVGTGLSNSQELDSGVGRTDESTRTEESSEHDLLGDEPASAADTPGALRKSRDLHFSMDSLLAEGAALGGGDLPGLTEEEYERYRELLEIKGHLENGNQLGLLFPRASGGGNSALDVNRNESLGHEMAMLEEELRHLEFKCRNILRAQKMQQLRERCMKAWLLEEEGLYDLGAGEPKKHELSDISELPEKSDKDSTSAYNTGESCRSTPLLAEPLPESPLRRAAAGNSNLNRTPPGPAGPAHPKAAPPQGSPAKFRSLSRDPELGRRPHSEERVRRSPKPGVTLERVGPEGSPYLSRRHRGQGQESEHYHSCVQLAPPRGLEELGHGPLTLAGGPRVGGAAAATEAPRMEWKVKVRSDGTRYVAKRPVRDRLLKARALKIREERSGMTTDDDAVSEMKMGRYWSKEERKQHLIRAREQRKRREFMMQSRLECLREQQNGDSKAELNIIALSHRKTMKKRNKKILDNWITIQEMLAHGTRSADGKRVYNPLLSVTTV, encoded by the exons GTGAACGGGAAGGAGCTCTCCAAGCTGTCTCAGGAGCAAACCCTGGAGGCCCTGCGCTCCTCCAAGGAGCCCCTAGTGATCCAGGTGCTGAGACGCAGCCCCCGCCTCCGGGGGGACAGCTCGTGCCATGACCTGCAGCTGGTGGACAGTGGCACTCAGACCGACATCACCTTTGAGCATATCATGGCGCTGGGCAAGCTGCGCCCGCCCACCCCGCCCATGGTCATCCTGGAGCCGTACGTCCTGTCTGAGCT CCCCCCCATCAGCCATGAGTATTATGACCCAGCGGAGTTCATGGAGGGCGGCCCACAGGAGGCAGACCGTATGGACGAGCTGGAGTATGAG GAGGTGGAGCTGTATAAGACCAGCCACCGAGACAAGCTAGGCCTGATGGTTTGCTACCGCACGGACGATGAGGAGGACCTGGGCATCTATGTTGGAGAG GTGAATCCCAACAGCATCGCAGCCAAAGACGGCCGGATCCGCGAGGGCGACCGGATCGTCCAG ATAAATGGCGTGGACGTCCAGAACCGGGAAGAGGCGGTGGCCATTCTGAGCCAGGAGGAGAACACCAACATCTCGCTGCTGGTGGCCCGGCCTGAGAGCCAG CTGGCAAAGCGGTGGAAGGACAGTGACCGGGATGACTTTCTGGATGACTTTGGCTCTGAGCATGAGGGGGAGCTGCGCGCACGGAAGCTGAAACCCCCCCCTGCCCAGCAG CTTGGCAACGACGAGGAGAAAGGGGTCCCCGATGTGGGCACGGGCCTGAGCAACAGCCAGGAGCTGGACAGTGGGGTGGGCCGCACCGACGAGAGCACCCGCACCGAGGAGAGCTCCGAGCACGACCTGCTGGGCGACGAGCCCGCCAGCGCCGCCGACACCCCCGGGGCCCTGCGCAAGAGCCGCGACCTGCACTTCAGCATGGACTCCCTGCTGGCCGAGGGGGCGGCGCTGGGCGGGGGCGACCTCCCGGGCCTCACGGAGGAGGAGTACGAGCGCTACCGCGAGCTGCTGGAGATCAAGGGCCACCTGGAGAACGGCAACCAGCTGGGCCTCCTCTTCCCCAGGGCGTCCGGCGGCGGCAACAGCGCCCTGGATGTGAACCGCAACGAGAGCCTGGGCCACGAGATGGCCATGCTCGAGGAGGAGCTGCGACACCTGGAGTTCAAGTGCCGCAACATCCTGCGGGCGCAGAAGATGCAGCAGCTGCGCGAGCGCTGCATGAAGGCCTggctgctggaggaggagggtCTCTACGACCTGGGGGCCGGCGAGCCCAAGAAGCACGAGCTGTCGGACATCTCCGAGCTGCCAGAGAAGTCGGACAAGGACAGCACCAGCGCCTACAACACCGGGGAGAGCTGCCGCAGCACCCCGCTGCTCGCAGAGCCCCTGCCGGAGAGCCCCCTGCGGCGGGCCGCCGCCGGCAACTCCAACTTGAACCGGACCCCTCCcggccccgccggccccgcccaccccaaGGCAGCCCCCCCGCAGGGGAGCCCCGCCAAGTTCCGATCTCTCTCCCGGGATCCCGAGCTGGGCCGGAGACCGCACTCGGAGGAGCGAGTCCGCCGGAGCCCCAAGCCGGGCGTGACCCTGGAGCGCGTGGGCCCCGAAGGCAGCCCTTACCTCTCGCGGCGCCACCGCGGCCAGGGCCAAGAGAGCGAGCACTACCACAGCTGTGTGCAGCTGGCCCCGCCGCGCGGCCTGGAAGAGCTGGGCCACGGGCCCCTCACTCTGGCCGGCGGCCCCCGGGTGGGCGGGGCAGCGGCGGCCACCGAAGCCCCCCGCATGGAGTGGAAGGTCAAGGTGCGCAGCGATGGGACCCGCTATGTGGCCAAGCGGCCGGTGCGCGATCGCCTCCTCAAAGCCCGGGCCCTGAAGATCCGGGAGGAGCGCAGCGGCATGACCACCGACGACGATGCGGTGAGCGAGATGAAGATGGGCCGCTACTGGAGCAAGGAGGAGCGGAAGCAGCACCTGATCCGGGCCCGGGAGCAGCGGAAGCGGCGCGAGTTCATGATGCAGAGCCGGCTGGAGTGCCTGCGGGAGCAGCAGAACGGCGACAGCAAGGCCGAGCTCAACATCATTGCCTTGAGCCACCGCAAAACCATGAAGAAGCGGAACAAGAAGATCCTGGACAACTGGATCACCATCCAGGAGATGCTGGCCCATGGCACTCGCTCCGCCGACGGCAAGCGGGTCTACAACCCTCTGCTCTCCGTCACCACTGTCTGA